One window of the Falco biarmicus isolate bFalBia1 chromosome 2, bFalBia1.pri, whole genome shotgun sequence genome contains the following:
- the TAF1D gene encoding TATA box-binding protein-associated factor RNA polymerase I subunit D isoform X1 — MERSCSRQKNTAPEESSDELNSICKPSAASAEIVLDSSDAEIDLSTASGSEYHPKCSIAPSKQKKRSRSSRQQTESVAGAPENESSSDSSVSPQSPVRSLETSKKQESKLNLKAIFAYHFRGKKFKAAAHQKFWRSSRKKKKKKKKHEGTQMRTGRPPLTASPQEQRRRLLDRGFRFPFVEKHYGKKDIPLKMVLGYEQAATKGYFQYIEVLKYEEHLKKALGALQASEDLERECLLVRKHKYLDDEGPISPIEETNDDDDANSLNSDNQEDLDARVVFMLLLEDEVPTLLLMGKTLQMSVPTALEL; from the exons ATGGAGCGTTCATGTTCAAGGCAGAAAAACACTGCTCCTGAGGAGTCTTCAGATGAGCTTAACAGTATATGCAAGCCATCAGCTGCTTCAGCTGAGATTGTACTAGACAGCAGCGATGCAGAAAT tgatCTCTCCACTGCTAGTGGTAGTGAGTACCATCCTAAGTGCTCCATTGCaccttcaaagcaaaaaaagagatCTCGGTCTTCAAGGCAACAAACTGAATCTGTTGCAGGAGCACCTGAAAATGAAAGCTCTTCAGATTCTTCTGTGTCCCCTCAAAGTCCAGTAAGATCATTGGAAACTTCCAAGAAGCAGGAGTCAAAACTCAATTTGAAAGCCATTTTTGCCTATCACTTCAGGGGAAAGAAGTTTAAGGCTGCTGCACACCAGAAATTCTGGCGTAGCTcgaggaagaagaagaagaagaagaaaaagcatgagGGCACCCAGATGCGTACAGGGAGGCCACCACTGACAGCCTCACCTCAAGAACAAAGGAGGCGGCTTCTAGACAGAGGTTTTCGATTCCCCTTTGTTGAAAAACATTATGGGAAGAAAGATATTCCCTTAAAGATGGTTCTTGGCTATGAG caagcAGCTACAAAGGGATATTTCCAGTACATTGAAGTCCTTAAATATGAAGAACATCTTAAAAAAGCTTTAGGAGCCCTTCAGGCTAGTGAAGACTTGGAAAGAGAATGTCTGTTGGTACGgaaacacaaatatttagaTGATGAAGGCCCCATCTCCCCAATTGAGGAGACAAA tgatgatgatgatgctAACAGCTTGAATTCTGATAATCAAGAAGACCTTGATGCCAGAGTAGTG TTTATGTTGCTTTTGGAAGATGAAGTACCCACTCTTCTTTTGATGGGCAAG
- the TAF1D gene encoding TATA box-binding protein-associated factor RNA polymerase I subunit D isoform X2 codes for MERSCSRQKNTAPEESSDELNSICKPSAASAEIVLDSSDAEIDLSTASGSEYHPKCSIAPSKQKKRSRSSRQQTESVAGAPENESSSDSSVSPQSPVRSLETSKKQESKLNLKAIFAYHFRGKKFKAAAHQKFWRSSRKKKKKKKKHEGTQMRTGRPPLTASPQEQRRRLLDRGFRFPFVEKHYGKKDIPLKMVLGYEQAATKGYFQYIEVLKYEEHLKKALGALQASEDLERECLLVRKHKYLDDEGPISPIEETNDDDANSLNSDNQEDLDARVVENSSFIISSKIPQKKKTKGKNQLK; via the exons ATGGAGCGTTCATGTTCAAGGCAGAAAAACACTGCTCCTGAGGAGTCTTCAGATGAGCTTAACAGTATATGCAAGCCATCAGCTGCTTCAGCTGAGATTGTACTAGACAGCAGCGATGCAGAAAT tgatCTCTCCACTGCTAGTGGTAGTGAGTACCATCCTAAGTGCTCCATTGCaccttcaaagcaaaaaaagagatCTCGGTCTTCAAGGCAACAAACTGAATCTGTTGCAGGAGCACCTGAAAATGAAAGCTCTTCAGATTCTTCTGTGTCCCCTCAAAGTCCAGTAAGATCATTGGAAACTTCCAAGAAGCAGGAGTCAAAACTCAATTTGAAAGCCATTTTTGCCTATCACTTCAGGGGAAAGAAGTTTAAGGCTGCTGCACACCAGAAATTCTGGCGTAGCTcgaggaagaagaagaagaagaagaaaaagcatgagGGCACCCAGATGCGTACAGGGAGGCCACCACTGACAGCCTCACCTCAAGAACAAAGGAGGCGGCTTCTAGACAGAGGTTTTCGATTCCCCTTTGTTGAAAAACATTATGGGAAGAAAGATATTCCCTTAAAGATGGTTCTTGGCTATGAG caagcAGCTACAAAGGGATATTTCCAGTACATTGAAGTCCTTAAATATGAAGAACATCTTAAAAAAGCTTTAGGAGCCCTTCAGGCTAGTGAAGACTTGGAAAGAGAATGTCTGTTGGTACGgaaacacaaatatttagaTGATGAAGGCCCCATCTCCCCAATTGAGGAGACAAA tgatgatgatgctAACAGCTTGAATTCTGATAATCAAGAAGACCTTGATGCCAGAGTAGTG GAGAACAGCTCTTTCATTATAAGCAGCAAaattccccaaaagaaaaaaaccaaaggcaaaAATCAACTGAAGTGA
- the C2H11orf54 gene encoding ester hydrolase C11orf54 homolog: MAKVERFAFHVPSLEELAGVLQKGLKENFADAQVSVVDCPDLTQEPFNFPAKGICGKPRIADVGGVPYLIPTVQKEKVYDLNKVAKDIELPGAFILGAGAASSKILGVNAELIPIVQTKSEKKPAVNGSYIAQINPADKGCLLEKYSSKYTDCEFGLLANLYASEGQPGKVIEVKANGRTGELNFVSCLRQILEKRYGEKPVGMGGTFIIQKGKAKIHIMPPEFSACPLNTDEDVNNWLKFFEMKAPLICQPVIVSRDPGFDLRVEHTHCFSPHGEGGHYHQDTSPDSVQYLGYLLPAELLFRIDRPPETHLVGRD; the protein is encoded by the exons ATGGCCAAAGTtgaaaggtttgcttttcaCGTTCCAAGTCTGGAGGAGCTTGCTGGGG TTTTGCAGAAAGGGCTTAAAGAAAACTTTGCTGATGCTCAAGTCTCTGTTGTAGACTGTCCTGATCTGACTCAGGAACCCTTCAACTTTCCTGCTAAAG GAATTTGCGGAAAACCTAGAATAGCAGATGTGGGAGGTGTTCCTTACCTCATACCTactgtacagaaagaaaaa gTTTATGATCTAAATAAAGTTGCAAAAGATATAGAGCTTCCTGGAGCTTTCATTcttggagctggagctgcttcaTCTAAGATTCTTGGAGTAAATGCTGAG CTTATCCCTATTGTTCAAACTAAGAGTGAAAAAAAGCCTGCTGTAAATGGGAGCTACATTGCTCAGATAAATCCTGCAGATAAAGGGTGCCTTCTTGAGAAGTACAGCAGTAAATACACTGACTGTGAGTTTGGGCTGTTGGCCAACCTTTACGCCAGTGAGGGCCAACCTGGTAAG GTCATTGAAGTGAAAGCCAATGGAAGAACTGGGGAACTCAACTTTGTGTCTTGTCTGAGACAAATTTTAGAGAAGCGCTATGGAGAAAAGCCGGTTGGGATGGGTGGTACATTTATCATTCAGAAGGGGAAAGCAAAGATTCACATTATG CCTCCAGAATTTTCTGCCTGTCCTCTGAACACTGACGAGGATGTGAATAACTGGCTCaaattctttgaaatgaaagctCCACTGATTTGTCAGCCAGTAATAGTTTCCAGAGATCCA GGCTTTGACTTGCGTGTGGAGCACACCCACTGTTTCAGCCCCCACGGGGAAGGAGGGCACTACCACCAGGACACCAGCCCCGACAGCGTGCAGTACCTGGGCTACCTGCTGCCCGCCGAGCTGCTCTTCCGCATTGACAGGCCCCCGGAGACACACCTGGTCGGCAGAGACTGA
- the MED17 gene encoding mediator of RNA polymerase II transcription subunit 17 translates to MAGVPAVRISIESACEKQVQEVGLDGSETYLQPLSMSQNLARLAQRIDFSQGSGSEEDEPGSAGRAWAEPGEAEDEEGLVKFQPSLWPWDSVRNNLRSALTEMCVLYDVLSIVKDKKFMTLDPVVQDPLPQKQNPQFLQLISKKKSLAGAAQILLKGAERLSKSVAENQENKRQRDFNSELLRLRQHWKLRKVGDKILGDLSYRSAGSLFLHHGTFEVIKNTDIDLDKKIPEDYCPLDVQIPSDLEGSAYIKVSIQKQAPDIGDLGTVNLFKRPMPKSKPGSPHWQTKLETAQNVLLCKEIFAQLSREAVQIKSQIPHIVVKNQIISQPFPGLQLSISLCHSSNDKKSQKSASEKQNPEDHLYVLEHNLHQLIRECHKQTLSSTVMPHPASAPFGHKRMRLAGPQAFDKNDISSLQANEGLLEKIIKQAKHIFLRRRTARTIDSLASRIEDPQIQAHWSNINDVYESSVKVLITSQGYEQICKSIQLQLNIGVEQIRVVHRDGRVITLSHQEQELQDFLLSQMSQHQVHAVQQLAKVMGWHVLSFSNHVGLGPVESIGNASAITVASPNGDYAISVRNGPESGSKVMVQFPRSQCKDLPKGDVLQDNKWNHLRGPFKEVQWNKMEGRNFVYKMELLMAALTPC, encoded by the exons ATGGCGGGCGTGCCGGCGGTGCGCATCAGCATCGAGTCGGCGTGCGAGAAGCAGGTGCAGGAGGTGGGGCTGGATGGCAGCGAGACCTACCTGCAGCCGCTCTCCATGTCCCAGAACCTGGCGCGCCTGGCGCAGCGCATCGACTTCAGCCAGGGCTCCGGCTCCGAGGAGGACGAGCCGGGTTCGGCGGGCCGCGCCTGGGCCGAGCCGGGCGAGGCGGAGGATGAGGAAG ggTTGGTAAAATTTCAGCCATCCCTCTGGCCTTGGGATTCAGTGAGGAACAACTTAAGAAGTGCCTTGACTGAGATGTGTGTGCTGTATGATGTTCTTAGCATTGTGAAGGATAAAAAGTTCATGACTCTAGATCCAGTTGTGCAGGATCCGCTCCCTCAAAAACAG AATCCTCAGTTTCTACAGTTGATTTCAAAAAAGAAGTCATTAGCTGGAGCAGCTCAAATCCTCTTGAAAGGTGCAGAAAGATTATCCAAATCGGTTgcagaaaaccaggaaaataagCGACAAAGAGACTTCAACTCTGAACTGCTAAGATTGAGGCAACACTGGAAGCTGAGGAAAGTGGGAGACAAAATTCTTGGTGATCTGAGCTACAGAAGTGCAG GctccctttttcttcatcatGGCACATTTGAGGTGATAAAGAACACCGACATTGACCTGGATAAAAAGATACCTGAGGATTACTGTCCTTTGGATGTTCAAATTCCAAGTGATTTAGAGGGGTCAGCCTATATCAAG GTTTCTATTCAGAAACAAGCTCCAGACATTGGTGACCTTGGGACAGTCAATCTCTTTAAAAGACCCATGCCAAAATCAAAACCAG GTTCTCCACACTGGCAGACGAAGTTGGAGACTGCACAGAATGTTCTTTTATGTAAAGAAATTTTTGCCCAGCTGTCACGAGAAGCTGTTCAAATTAAGTCACAAATTCCTCATATTGTTGTGAAAAATCAGATAatctcccagcctttcccag GTTTGCAGTTGTCTATTTCTCTGTGTCACTCTTCCAACGACAAAAAATCACAGAAgtctgcttctgaaaaacagaatccAGAAGATCATCTCTATGTTCTGGAACATAATTTGCATCAACTTATCAGAGAG TGTCACAAGCAAACCCTGAGCTCAACAGTGATGCCGCATCCAGCTAGTGCACCTTTTGGCCATAAGAGAATGAGACTTGCAGGACCCCAGGCTTTTGATAAAAATGATATCAGTTCTTTACAGGCAAATGAAGGACTTCTGGAAAAGATAATAAAGCAGGCAAAACATATCTTTTTGAGACGCAG AACTGCTCGAACCATTGACAGTCTGGCTAGTCGTATTGAGGATCCTCAGATTCAGGCCCACTGGTCCAATATAAATGACGTTTATGAATCCAGTGTTAAAGTTCTAATAACTTCTCAAGGATATGAACAGATATGCAA ATCCATTCAACTACAGCTGAACATCGGAGTTGAACAGATCAGAGTCGTGCATAGAGATGGAAGAGTTATTACATTGTCTCATCAAGAACAAGAACTGCAGGATTTCCTTTTATCTCAG atgtcACAGCACCAAGTACATGCAGTTCAGCAGCTTGCAAAAGTTATGGGATGGCACGTGCTGAGTTTTAGTAATCATGTTGGTCTGGGGCCGGTGGAGAGTATTGGTAATGCATCAGCAATAACTGTAGCATCGCCAAATGGAGACTATGCCATTTCAG TACGTAATGGTCCAGAAAGTGGCAGCAAAGTTATGGTTCAGTTTCCACGGAGCCAGTGCAAGGATCTCCCCAAAGGTGATGTACTGCAAGACAACAAGTGGAATCACCTTCGAGGGCCATTCAAGGAAGTGCAGTGGAATAAAATGGAAGGGCGTAACTTTGTGTATAAAATGGAACTCCTCATGGCCGCCCTAACTCCGTGCTAA